A genomic segment from Alkalilimnicola ehrlichii MLHE-1 encodes:
- the rpsT gene encoding 30S ribosomal protein S20 codes for MANIPSAKKRARQAEKRRKHNQSQRSMMRTYIKRVVNAIKAGDKAQAEEAYKVAVPVIDRMATRGLIHKNKAARHKSRLNQHLRNLQG; via the coding sequence TTGGCTAACATCCCTTCGGCAAAGAAGCGCGCCCGCCAGGCGGAAAAGCGTCGCAAGCACAATCAGTCGCAACGGTCGATGATGCGCACTTACATCAAGCGCGTCGTGAACGCCATCAAGGCCGGCGACAAGGCGCAGGCCGAGGAAGCCTACAAGGTCGCCGTGCCGGTTATCGACCGCATGGCCACCCGCGGCCTGATCCACAAGAACAAGGCCGCCCGCCACAAGAGCCGCCTCAACCAGCACCTGCGCAACCTGCAGGGCTGA
- the murJ gene encoding murein biosynthesis integral membrane protein MurJ produces the protein MKAGMFRSVFTFGSLTMVSRVLGLVRDMVVAGVFGSGPQTDAFIVAFKIPNFMRRLFAEGAFSQSFVPVLSEYRTKRPDEVGALAANTLGVLAAVLLVITALGVAGAPWVVTLFAPGFSNEPEKYGLAVELLRWTFPYILFISLTAAAAGILNTWGRFGPPAFAPVLLNLCMIGAALGIAPLLETPILALAVAVLVAGVLQLLLQLPFLASIGMLRRPRFGWRHPGVRRIMRLMAPAAFGSSVAQINLLLDTVLASFLITGSVTWLYFSDRLVEFPLGVFGVALGMVLLPRLSAEHAAASPERFSQTLDWGLRWVLVLIAPATVGLSAMALPIIATLFHYGQFVELDVMAAALSLAGYSLGLFGFVLVKVLAPGHFARQDMRTPVRCAVISLLCNMVLSVSAVLWLHDTGVGHVGLAMATAVAAWVNATLLYRALRRSGHYAPCAGWSALGRRVGLATLVMGAVLLWPASQPEQWLQAGVTERVLRLSGWLLLAAAVYFAALRLFGWDWRSMKEPPGAERAG, from the coding sequence ATGAAGGCGGGGATGTTCCGCTCGGTCTTTACCTTCGGATCGCTCACCATGGTCTCACGTGTGCTGGGCCTGGTGCGCGACATGGTGGTGGCCGGGGTGTTCGGTTCGGGGCCGCAGACCGACGCCTTCATCGTCGCGTTCAAGATCCCCAATTTCATGCGCCGGCTCTTCGCCGAGGGCGCCTTCTCCCAGTCCTTCGTGCCGGTGCTCTCCGAGTACCGGACCAAGCGCCCGGACGAGGTGGGTGCGCTGGCGGCGAATACCCTGGGAGTGTTGGCGGCGGTGTTGCTGGTGATCACCGCCCTGGGCGTGGCGGGCGCGCCCTGGGTGGTCACGCTCTTCGCACCCGGGTTCAGTAACGAGCCGGAGAAATACGGCCTGGCCGTGGAGCTGCTGCGCTGGACCTTCCCCTACATCCTGTTCATCTCCCTCACCGCGGCGGCCGCTGGCATCCTCAACACCTGGGGCCGGTTCGGGCCGCCGGCCTTCGCGCCGGTGCTGCTCAATCTGTGTATGATCGGCGCCGCCCTGGGTATCGCGCCGCTGCTGGAGACGCCTATCCTGGCCCTGGCCGTCGCCGTGCTGGTGGCGGGCGTGCTGCAACTGCTGCTGCAACTGCCCTTTCTGGCCTCCATCGGCATGCTCCGCCGGCCCCGTTTCGGCTGGCGCCACCCCGGTGTGCGCCGCATCATGCGGCTGATGGCACCCGCCGCCTTCGGCTCCTCGGTGGCGCAGATCAACCTGTTGCTGGACACGGTGCTGGCCTCCTTCCTGATCACCGGCAGCGTGACCTGGCTCTATTTCTCCGACCGTTTGGTGGAATTCCCCCTCGGGGTGTTCGGGGTGGCCCTGGGTATGGTGCTGTTGCCGCGCCTGTCGGCGGAGCACGCCGCCGCCAGTCCGGAGCGGTTCAGCCAGACTCTGGATTGGGGGCTGCGCTGGGTCCTGGTGCTCATTGCGCCGGCCACGGTGGGCCTGTCGGCCATGGCCCTGCCCATCATCGCCACCCTCTTTCATTACGGCCAGTTCGTCGAACTGGATGTGATGGCCGCTGCCCTGAGCTTGGCCGGGTACAGCCTGGGCCTGTTCGGTTTCGTGCTGGTCAAGGTGCTGGCGCCGGGGCACTTCGCCCGCCAGGATATGCGGACACCGGTGCGCTGCGCGGTGATCAGCCTGCTCTGCAATATGGTGCTCAGCGTCAGTGCGGTGCTCTGGCTCCATGACACCGGGGTGGGGCACGTGGGGTTGGCGATGGCCACGGCGGTTGCCGCGTGGGTCAACGCGACCCTGCTCTATCGCGCGCTGCGGCGCAGCGGCCACTACGCACCCTGTGCCGGCTGGAGCGCCCTGGGCCGGCGGGTGGGCCTGGCCACCCTAGTGATGGGGGCGGTACTGCTATGGCCGGCCAGTCAGCCGGAGCAATGGTTGCAGGCCGGTGTCACCGAGCGGGTGCTGCGCTTGAGTGGGTGGCTGCTCCTTGCCGCTGCGGTCTATTTCGCCGCCCTGCGCCTGTTCGGGTGGGACTGGCGATCCATGAAGGAGCCGCCGGGCGCGGAGCGCGCAGGCTGA
- a CDS encoding bifunctional riboflavin kinase/FAD synthetase codes for MELVRGLHNLQPRHRGCALTIGNFDGVHLGHQAMLDTLGLAAQRLGVPPLLLTFEPHPLEALRPEQAPTRITPLRDKLAALAETPLQRVVVARFGAALAGMSAEAFVDELLIGRLGVRHLLIGDDFRFGRARRGDYAMLAEASRRHGFELDRLETLATEDGERISSTRVRAALAAGDLGEAEDLLGRPYTLSGRVVRGDAIGRRLGFRTANIAFRANQRPALGGIFTVSVEGVADRPLPGVANVGTRPAVGGKRHLLEVHLLDWQGRLYGCHLQVRFLQRLREEWHFDSLDALSAQIGRDVDQARALFNDNPLSDPTPRTAT; via the coding sequence ATGGAACTGGTACGCGGCCTCCACAATCTGCAGCCCCGCCACCGCGGGTGCGCGCTGACCATCGGCAATTTCGATGGCGTGCACTTAGGCCATCAGGCCATGCTCGACACCCTGGGGCTTGCGGCGCAGCGCTTGGGTGTACCGCCGCTGCTGCTTACCTTCGAGCCGCACCCGCTGGAGGCCCTGCGCCCGGAGCAGGCGCCCACGCGCATCACCCCCCTGCGCGACAAGCTCGCGGCGTTGGCCGAGACCCCGCTGCAGCGGGTGGTGGTGGCACGCTTCGGCGCGGCCCTCGCCGGCATGTCGGCAGAGGCCTTCGTCGACGAGCTGCTGATCGGCCGGTTGGGCGTGCGCCACCTGCTGATCGGTGACGACTTCCGCTTCGGCCGCGCCCGCCGGGGCGATTATGCCATGCTGGCCGAGGCCTCGCGCCGGCACGGCTTCGAGCTGGACCGCCTGGAGACCCTGGCCACCGAGGACGGTGAGCGCATCAGCAGCACCCGCGTACGTGCCGCCCTGGCTGCCGGTGACCTGGGTGAGGCCGAGGACCTCCTGGGCCGCCCGTACACCCTCTCCGGCCGGGTGGTGCGGGGTGATGCCATCGGCCGGCGGCTTGGCTTCCGCACCGCCAACATCGCCTTTCGCGCCAACCAGCGGCCGGCCCTGGGGGGCATCTTCACCGTGAGTGTGGAGGGCGTGGCCGACCGGCCGCTGCCCGGGGTGGCCAATGTCGGGACCCGCCCGGCGGTGGGGGGCAAACGGCACCTGCTGGAGGTGCATTTGCTGGACTGGCAAGGCAGACTATACGGCTGCCATCTGCAAGTGCGATTCCTCCAGCGGCTGCGCGAGGAGTGGCATTTCGACTCGCTGGATGCGCTCAGCGCCCAGATCGGCCGGGACGTGGACCAAGCCCGGGCCCTGTTCAATGACAACCCTCTTTCCGATCCGACCCCAAGGACCGCGACGTGA